In the Alphaproteobacteria bacterium genome, one interval contains:
- a CDS encoding efflux RND transporter periplasmic adaptor subunit: protein MNRSYLLALAIALVAAGWVISGQMNGAKEGPAPATAPTTAGATETQTAAAEPTHVRVRTLRAEQRSRDIVLRGRTEAIRSVDLKAEIPGRISKIIAVKGQKVRRGDTIVHLAMEDRQEKLIEAKALVSQRQMEYDAAAKLRKKGFRAETQLAAATANLEAASAYVARIEVNIDHTEIRAPFAGIVERRPVELGDFLKVGSVVATIVDQDPYLVVGQVSEREVSYLRRGMPGTARLPGGQEMSGKLRFIATKADPLTRTFRVELRVPNAKRLLRDGLTAELRIAVETLSAHFVSPALLTLDDGGVIGLKTVNSEGVVEFHPVRIFSAGAMGVWLAGLPESVRAITVGQEFVRPGERVTAVDEAGSNS, encoded by the coding sequence ATGAACCGCTCCTATCTGCTGGCCCTGGCCATCGCTCTGGTTGCCGCCGGCTGGGTGATTTCGGGACAGATGAATGGCGCCAAGGAGGGGCCGGCTCCGGCCACCGCGCCGACGACGGCGGGGGCGACGGAGACGCAGACCGCGGCGGCCGAGCCGACGCACGTGCGGGTGCGCACGCTGAGGGCCGAGCAACGCAGCCGTGACATCGTGCTGCGCGGCCGCACCGAGGCCATCCGCAGCGTCGACCTGAAGGCCGAGATCCCCGGCCGCATCAGCAAGATCATCGCCGTCAAGGGCCAAAAGGTGCGGCGCGGCGACACCATCGTTCACCTGGCCATGGAGGATCGCCAGGAAAAGCTGATCGAGGCCAAGGCCCTGGTCAGCCAGCGCCAGATGGAATACGACGCGGCGGCCAAACTCAGGAAAAAAGGCTTCCGCGCCGAAACCCAACTGGCGGCGGCGACGGCCAATCTGGAGGCGGCCTCGGCTTACGTTGCCCGCATCGAGGTCAATATCGACCACACCGAGATCCGCGCGCCCTTCGCCGGCATCGTCGAGCGCCGCCCGGTGGAACTTGGTGACTTCCTAAAGGTGGGCTCGGTGGTCGCCACCATCGTCGACCAGGATCCCTACCTGGTGGTGGGCCAGGTATCGGAGCGCGAGGTCAGCTACCTGCGCCGCGGTATGCCGGGCACGGCGCGGCTGCCGGGCGGCCAGGAGATGAGCGGCAAGCTGCGTTTCATCGCCACCAAGGCCGATCCCCTGACCCGCACCTTCCGCGTCGAGTTGCGTGTGCCCAACGCCAAGCGCCTGTTGCGCGACGGCCTCACAGCCGAGTTGCGCATCGCCGTCGAAACCCTGTCCGCCCATTTCGTCTCGCCGGCCCTTTTGACGCTCGATGATGGCGGCGTCATCGGTCTCAAGACGGTCAATTCCGAGGGCGTCGTCGAGTTTCACCCGGTGCGCATCTTCAGCGCCGGCGCCATGGGCGTCTGGCTGGCCGGCCTGCCCGAGAGCGTCCGGGCCATCACCGTGGGTCAGGAATTCGTGCGCCCGGGCGAGCGCGTGACAGCGGTGGACGAGGCCGGCTCGAACTCATGA